One segment of Aquimarina sp. BL5 DNA contains the following:
- a CDS encoding family 16 glycosylhydrolase, whose product MKKELFFCLSLIVSCTFQAQTPEPPEGFKWVKNEKFTDEFNGKELDKAKWHDRSPYWVNGRPPATFRASQVSIKNGNLQIKNSVLKGDKKYNIKGGAVASVAKDAFYGYYEARMKASSVSMSSTFWLKNKPVDESKCPKEQLELDIVEAIGHRKRGQDMRTTLRSNTHIFHYDCEGIKKVKSAGPAEHKPISPPVNEAYHVYGCWWVDSNTIKIYLDGVYQYTMHPSTAFSKTPFDRPMYMHMVTETYNWETPPTPEELADDSKNTTYYDWVRSYKLIKE is encoded by the coding sequence ATGAAAAAAGAACTGTTTTTTTGTCTTTCATTAATAGTCTCCTGCACTTTTCAGGCTCAAACACCAGAACCGCCTGAAGGTTTCAAATGGGTGAAAAATGAAAAGTTTACAGATGAATTTAACGGTAAAGAATTAGACAAGGCCAAATGGCACGATCGTTCTCCTTACTGGGTAAATGGTAGACCTCCTGCAACATTTAGAGCTTCACAAGTTTCTATAAAAAACGGTAATCTTCAAATTAAAAATTCTGTATTAAAAGGAGACAAGAAGTATAATATTAAAGGAGGTGCTGTTGCTTCTGTTGCAAAAGATGCTTTTTATGGCTATTATGAAGCTAGAATGAAAGCATCTAGTGTCTCTATGTCTTCGACGTTTTGGTTAAAAAATAAGCCAGTAGACGAAAGTAAATGTCCTAAAGAACAACTAGAGCTGGATATTGTAGAAGCTATCGGACATAGAAAAAGAGGGCAAGATATGAGAACTACTTTACGATCTAATACACATATTTTTCATTACGACTGTGAAGGTATAAAGAAAGTAAAATCTGCTGGTCCTGCAGAACATAAACCAATAAGTCCGCCAGTAAATGAAGCTTATCATGTTTATGGTTGCTGGTGGGTGGATTCTAATACTATTAAGATTTACTTAGATGGTGTGTATCAATACACTATGCATCCAAGCACAGCATTCAGTAAAACACCATTTGACAGACCAATGTATATGCATATGGTTACAGAGACTTACAATTGGGAAACCCCTCCTACTCCAGAAGAATTAGCAGACGATTCCAAAAACACTACATATTACGATTGGGTCCGTTCCTATAAATTAATAAAAGAATAA
- a CDS encoding family 43 glycosylhydrolase has protein sequence MKKFIPILVFICFTHVAISQNPLITHMHTADPTARVFNDKLYIYPSHDAIPPEGIKAPRFCMPDYHIFSLENGNTWKDNGVILDQNEVPWGKKNSYGMWAPDCIERDGKYYYYYPAPPNDGTTFRRIGVGVSKSPTGPFTWEKDYIKGIDGIDPGLMIDDDGQAYIFFAGGKTIKGAKLNKNMKQIDGDAIKIQGIPAGYVEGPFPFKYNGTYYLTFAHVFPDEGYTIAYATSKSPLGPYVYSGKIMDNIDNGTNHHSVVKYKGKWILFYHWWSISGYSKLRSMRADYMEFKDDGTIKKVKPTLRGIGNPTINDTIQIDRYNSIQNAKTTFVGGNEPNGWMVSDTKMMSNVRFNGVDFGEGKATKIQARVASGQRNGSFEIHLGGAKGQLIATFPVNYTGGYNTWETIETDIIDKPTGLQDITVVFKSVWGATKIVNLNWLLLKE, from the coding sequence ATGAAAAAATTTATCCCTATTTTAGTCTTTATTTGTTTTACACATGTTGCTATTTCCCAAAATCCATTAATCACACATATGCATACGGCAGACCCAACTGCTCGTGTTTTTAATGACAAATTATACATTTATCCATCACACGACGCCATTCCACCAGAAGGTATAAAAGCACCACGTTTTTGCATGCCTGATTATCATATTTTTTCTCTTGAAAATGGAAATACGTGGAAAGATAATGGTGTTATTTTAGACCAAAATGAAGTGCCTTGGGGAAAGAAAAATTCATACGGAATGTGGGCACCGGATTGTATAGAAAGAGATGGAAAATACTATTACTACTATCCTGCACCACCAAACGATGGGACAACTTTTAGAAGAATAGGTGTTGGCGTTTCAAAAAGCCCAACCGGACCTTTTACATGGGAGAAAGATTATATAAAAGGTATTGATGGCATTGACCCAGGTTTAATGATTGATGACGATGGTCAGGCTTATATATTTTTTGCAGGCGGTAAAACTATAAAAGGCGCCAAATTGAACAAAAACATGAAACAAATTGATGGCGACGCTATTAAAATTCAAGGTATTCCTGCAGGTTACGTCGAAGGCCCTTTTCCTTTTAAATATAACGGAACCTATTACTTAACCTTTGCTCATGTTTTTCCAGATGAAGGCTACACCATAGCATACGCAACAAGTAAATCACCGCTAGGTCCTTATGTCTATTCCGGAAAAATAATGGATAATATTGACAATGGGACCAACCATCATTCCGTAGTAAAATATAAGGGCAAGTGGATTTTGTTTTACCACTGGTGGAGCATTAGCGGCTACAGTAAACTACGTTCTATGAGAGCCGATTATATGGAATTTAAAGACGATGGAACCATTAAAAAAGTAAAACCAACACTCAGAGGTATTGGAAACCCAACAATAAATGACACCATCCAAATAGATCGATATAATAGTATTCAAAATGCGAAAACGACATTTGTAGGTGGAAACGAACCTAATGGATGGATGGTTTCTGATACTAAAATGATGAGTAACGTACGGTTTAATGGTGTTGATTTTGGTGAGGGAAAAGCAACCAAAATACAAGCAAGAGTGGCTAGCGGACAAAGAAATGGTTCTTTTGAAATCCATTTAGGTGGAGCAAAAGGGCAATTAATCGCCACCTTTCCAGTAAATTACACTGGTGGCTATAATACTTGGGAAACCATTGAAACCGATATTATTGATAAACCAACAGGTCTTCAAGATATAACTGTAGTGTTTAAATCAGTTTGGGGCGCTACTAAAATTGTAAACTTAAATTGGTTACTGTTAAAAGAATAA
- a CDS encoding fibronectin type III domain-containing protein — protein MIYNKSIKYTALLVMTILLSACGGGDDGPGVPEQNPKASTLVFPIQNSECNEGSSISETESLVTFEWNESANTNSYTVVLENLTDNTTRNIPSNNTTKEINLLKGIPYSWYVISESNVTTTTANSETWKFYNAGEGVENYAPFPADLVSPTMGSTTNTSVTLNWTGSDIDNDIDNYDVYFGTSNPPNTLQESTTNLSININSLTANTVYYWRVISNDSHGNNSQSPIFEFITQ, from the coding sequence ATGATATATAATAAATCTATAAAATACACCGCATTATTAGTAATGACTATTTTGCTTTCCGCTTGTGGTGGTGGCGATGATGGGCCAGGCGTTCCTGAGCAAAACCCAAAAGCGTCAACATTAGTGTTTCCTATTCAAAATTCTGAATGTAATGAAGGTAGTTCTATTTCTGAAACCGAAAGCCTTGTTACTTTTGAATGGAATGAATCTGCTAATACCAATTCGTATACCGTAGTTCTTGAAAACCTTACAGACAATACTACAAGAAATATCCCTTCAAATAACACTACCAAAGAAATAAATTTGCTCAAAGGTATTCCGTATTCTTGGTATGTTATATCGGAATCTAACGTAACGACAACTACAGCGAATAGCGAAACATGGAAGTTCTATAATGCTGGTGAAGGTGTTGAAAATTATGCGCCTTTTCCCGCTGATTTAGTGAGTCCTACAATGGGAAGTACAACAAACACATCAGTAACACTAAATTGGACAGGAAGTGATATTGATAATGATATCGATAACTATGACGTCTATTTCGGCACAAGTAATCCGCCTAATACGTTACAAGAATCTACTACTAACTTGAGTATTAATATAAATTCATTGACTGCTAATACCGTTTATTACTGGCGAGTTATTAGTAATGATAGTCACGGAAATAATTCACAATCACCCATTTTTGAATTCATTACTCAATAA
- a CDS encoding alpha-L-fucosidase has protein sequence MKSIKKLLLLCLVSIAFFSCKDTKKESQKEIKEVKENPKYSADWESLMNHKTPEWFLDAKFGIYCHWGPYSVPEFESEWYAHWMYVNKDNPEAKDGKASSFYEHHVKTYGPLKEFGYKDFIPMFKAEKFDAAEWADLFKKAGAKFAGPVSEHADGFAMWDSDLTEWDAKDMGPKRDVMGELSKEIRKRDMKFIATYHRQWLFGWYPTWDETTDASDPKYAGLYGPKLKKGDNQMPRSMKEIDKGIDRYYPLADKKFNDEWLARLKEIITKYDPDLVWFDNKMDVVSEDIRKEFLAHYYNTADKSGKDVVATYKFYDFKPGTAVLDLERSRMKEKKDFPWLTDDSIDWNSWSHISNPRYKSTNRLIDFLVDVVSKNGAVLLNITPRADGTIPEPVKERLLEMGQWLKVNGEAIYGTRTFEIYGEGDAKVVEGHLSERKNADNTAKDIRFTTKGNILYATVLDWPADGKLNIRALKANSDVYNSEIASIQMLGSEGDLKFSRNEEHLSITLPNKVGDHAFSFRITPKE, from the coding sequence ATGAAATCCATAAAAAAACTACTATTACTTTGTTTAGTATCCATAGCTTTTTTCTCTTGTAAAGACACAAAAAAAGAAAGCCAAAAAGAAATAAAAGAAGTTAAAGAAAATCCAAAATACTCAGCCGATTGGGAGTCATTAATGAATCATAAAACACCAGAGTGGTTTTTAGATGCAAAATTTGGAATATACTGTCATTGGGGACCATACTCTGTTCCAGAATTCGAAAGTGAATGGTATGCGCACTGGATGTATGTAAACAAAGATAACCCAGAAGCCAAAGATGGAAAAGCGAGTTCATTTTATGAACATCACGTAAAAACATATGGACCATTGAAAGAATTTGGTTATAAGGATTTTATCCCCATGTTTAAAGCAGAAAAATTTGATGCTGCAGAATGGGCAGATTTATTTAAAAAAGCAGGTGCAAAATTTGCTGGTCCAGTTTCTGAACATGCAGATGGATTCGCTATGTGGGATAGTGATTTAACAGAATGGGATGCTAAAGATATGGGACCAAAACGAGATGTTATGGGCGAATTATCTAAAGAAATCCGTAAACGTGATATGAAATTCATTGCCACATATCACCGTCAATGGTTATTTGGCTGGTACCCAACTTGGGATGAAACAACGGATGCTTCTGATCCAAAATATGCTGGCTTATATGGTCCAAAATTAAAAAAAGGAGACAACCAAATGCCTCGGAGCATGAAGGAAATTGATAAAGGCATAGACAGATATTATCCGCTTGCTGATAAGAAATTTAACGACGAATGGTTGGCTAGACTAAAAGAAATTATCACTAAATACGATCCAGATTTAGTTTGGTTCGATAATAAAATGGACGTAGTTAGCGAAGACATTAGAAAAGAATTTTTAGCACACTACTATAACACAGCTGACAAAAGTGGGAAGGATGTGGTTGCAACTTATAAGTTTTATGATTTTAAACCTGGTACTGCAGTTCTGGACTTAGAGCGTTCTAGAATGAAGGAAAAGAAAGATTTTCCTTGGTTAACAGACGATTCCATTGACTGGAATTCTTGGTCACATATTAGTAATCCAAGATATAAATCAACCAACAGATTAATAGACTTTTTAGTAGATGTCGTTAGTAAAAATGGAGCAGTTCTGTTAAATATTACACCGAGAGCAGACGGTACAATTCCTGAGCCAGTAAAAGAGCGTTTATTAGAAATGGGACAATGGCTAAAAGTAAATGGTGAAGCTATTTATGGTACAAGAACCTTTGAAATTTATGGAGAAGGAGACGCTAAAGTAGTCGAAGGTCATCTAAGCGAACGTAAAAATGCCGATAATACAGCTAAGGATATTCGTTTCACAACAAAAGGAAATATTCTATATGCTACAGTTTTAGATTGGCCAGCCGATGGAAAACTAAATATTAGAGCCCTGAAAGCTAACAGCGACGTTTACAATTCTGAAATAGCATCTATACAAATGCTAGGTAGTGAAGGAGATTTAAAGTTTTCTAGAAACGAAGAGCATCTATCCATCACTTTACCGAATAAAGTTGGCGACCATGCGTTTTCATTTAGAATAACACCCAAAGAATAA
- a CDS encoding T9SS type A sorting domain-containing protein produces the protein MKLYKKSILIPLLFFVLNVLATDIYVAKTGDDSNDGTIDNPYLTITKAASIAVAGDIVFIREGTYEETLTPLNSGTAGMPIIFQSFPGEKVIISAMETVNNFTQDSGSIYKSTLDWNSGQRMFVIHNETVLDLARWPNNTDGDRFTLDSRRSTGGSDRNSTASGHLLNNEIPNYAWENGGSLWFYGDRPGSGWTSWKFPITASSSGRVDWQSTHSSNSGWIVGFHPPADGGDFYLEGIKEALDFQNEWYFDSTTNELFIQLPSGGAPSNNSVLVSRRANTIDINSKNYIEIRSLAVFGGSIRLNGNSNRLYEVSSFYGGMTRGSAANGISTETGAINIGWSNPRHNGNIIEKCEIVFADGSGIIDRGSNTMIKNNFIHEVGYLGNYDGPIRSRDASSTTILNNTITRSGRDGMNVINNNSEIAYNDISHSNLIADDCGLFYYSGSSNAANAAADPKNISIHHNWFHDAQGRGNLKKAAGIYLDTNPNGFEVYNNVVWNVEWTAIQMNWNALNVNVYNNTFIQAESGAMGAWHLAGTAFSNVNVWNNITDSEIEDDPNTQESETTWEPQSDQQNNLIIDSSVFNNAAGGDFTLIAGSSPIDAGRIIAGITDGFQGTNPDAGAYEFGGENWTAGISWNPLYGPTGSGCYGLPGENCINLPGNDQDQDGVADSNDLCPNTPTDAVVDATGCPVFTLPVDNFTVLVTGETCSNSNNGSIQITSNETTLSFTATIDGSTQQEFSTSTIFDDLAADDYTICITTTADADYEQCYNITIVEPENLSVFSKVSQTDTSVTLELAGGELYRIELNGIITVTEQDEITLELGFGENELKVTTNKDCQGVHKENISVLDQIKIYPTLVENTFTIAIPNIEIQNNISYQIISLTGKVVMQKNIRQSNQNIIVDTKNLSSGVYFIKVKSNNINFQSKIIKQ, from the coding sequence ATGAAGTTATACAAAAAAAGTATCCTAATTCCGCTTTTGTTTTTCGTTCTAAATGTATTGGCTACTGATATATATGTTGCAAAAACTGGAGACGATTCAAATGACGGAACAATCGATAATCCTTATCTCACAATAACCAAAGCTGCGAGCATCGCTGTAGCTGGAGATATCGTTTTTATAAGAGAAGGAACTTACGAAGAAACACTTACACCATTAAATTCTGGAACAGCTGGAATGCCAATTATTTTCCAATCTTTTCCAGGGGAAAAAGTAATTATAAGTGCTATGGAAACCGTAAATAACTTCACTCAAGATTCGGGAAGTATTTACAAAAGTACTTTGGATTGGAATTCTGGTCAACGAATGTTTGTAATACATAACGAAACAGTATTGGATTTAGCGAGGTGGCCAAATAATACAGATGGTGACAGATTTACTTTAGATTCTAGAAGAAGTACAGGTGGTAGTGACAGAAACAGCACAGCTTCAGGACACTTATTAAATAATGAAATCCCAAACTACGCATGGGAAAATGGAGGATCTCTATGGTTTTATGGTGATCGACCTGGTTCTGGATGGACGTCTTGGAAATTTCCAATTACGGCAAGTTCATCAGGAAGAGTCGATTGGCAAAGTACACATAGTAGCAATTCAGGTTGGATAGTTGGATTCCACCCACCAGCAGATGGGGGAGATTTTTATCTTGAAGGTATTAAAGAGGCTCTAGATTTCCAAAATGAATGGTATTTTGACTCAACAACAAATGAATTATTTATACAATTACCATCAGGAGGTGCCCCTAGTAATAATTCTGTTCTGGTTTCTAGAAGAGCAAACACCATTGATATTAACAGTAAAAACTACATTGAAATTAGAAGTTTAGCTGTTTTTGGAGGATCAATCAGATTGAATGGTAACTCTAATAGATTATATGAAGTATCTAGTTTTTATGGGGGAATGACCAGAGGAAGCGCTGCAAATGGCATTTCTACTGAAACTGGAGCTATAAATATTGGATGGTCTAATCCAAGACATAATGGAAATATAATTGAAAAATGTGAAATTGTATTTGCTGATGGATCTGGTATTATTGATAGAGGATCAAATACTATGATTAAAAATAATTTCATCCATGAAGTTGGATATTTAGGAAATTATGATGGCCCTATACGATCTAGAGATGCTTCGAGTACAACAATTTTAAATAATACAATTACTAGGTCTGGACGTGATGGTATGAATGTAATAAACAACAATTCCGAAATAGCATATAACGATATTTCGCACAGTAATTTAATTGCTGATGATTGTGGGTTATTTTATTATTCAGGATCTAGTAATGCCGCTAATGCTGCTGCTGATCCAAAAAATATATCAATACACCATAATTGGTTTCATGATGCACAAGGAAGAGGAAATCTTAAAAAAGCAGCAGGAATCTATTTAGATACCAATCCAAACGGATTTGAAGTATATAACAATGTTGTGTGGAATGTAGAATGGACAGCAATACAGATGAATTGGAATGCATTGAACGTAAATGTTTACAATAATACATTTATACAAGCTGAAAGTGGTGCTATGGGTGCATGGCATTTAGCGGGCACCGCATTCTCTAACGTAAATGTATGGAACAACATCACAGATTCCGAAATAGAAGACGATCCAAATACCCAGGAGTCTGAGACAACCTGGGAACCTCAATCTGATCAACAAAATAATTTAATAATAGACAGCTCAGTATTTAATAATGCAGCAGGAGGTGATTTTACCTTAATAGCAGGTTCTAGTCCTATAGATGCGGGAAGAATTATTGCAGGAATAACAGACGGTTTTCAAGGTACTAATCCAGATGCGGGAGCGTACGAATTTGGAGGAGAAAACTGGACTGCTGGTATATCTTGGAATCCCCTTTACGGTCCTACTGGATCAGGATGCTATGGATTACCTGGCGAAAATTGTATTAATCTACCAGGAAATGACCAAGACCAAGATGGTGTTGCCGATTCTAATGATTTATGCCCAAACACACCTACAGATGCAGTTGTTGATGCAACAGGGTGTCCAGTATTTACATTACCCGTGGATAATTTCACTGTTTTAGTTACAGGAGAAACATGTAGTAATAGTAATAATGGCTCTATTCAGATTACATCTAACGAAACAACTTTATCTTTTACCGCTACAATTGATGGTAGCACACAACAAGAATTTAGTACTAGCACCATATTTGATGATTTAGCCGCAGACGATTATACCATTTGTATTACCACAACAGCAGATGCAGATTATGAGCAATGCTATAATATAACAATTGTGGAACCTGAAAATCTATCTGTATTTTCAAAAGTTAGTCAAACTGATACAAGTGTTACTTTAGAACTTGCAGGAGGAGAACTTTATAGAATAGAGCTAAATGGTATTATAACTGTAACCGAGCAAGATGAAATAACTTTAGAATTAGGTTTTGGTGAAAATGAATTAAAAGTAACTACAAATAAAGATTGTCAGGGAGTTCATAAAGAAAATATCTCTGTTTTAGATCAAATAAAAATATACCCTACTCTAGTAGAAAACACATTTACTATCGCTATTCCTAATATAGAAATTCAAAACAATATTAGCTATCAAATTATTTCATTAACGGGTAAAGTTGTAATGCAAAAAAACATACGGCAATCAAACCAAAACATAATAGTCGATACAAAAAACCTAAGTTCTGGAGTGTACTTTATCAAGGTCAAATCGAATAACATTAATTTCCAATCAAAAATCATCAAACAATGA
- a CDS encoding sulfatase-like hydrolase/transferase, giving the protein MLKNVIIYLILILYSCGKEKKDLAKNNTSKKPNIIILYVDDLGYGDIESYGAKGVKTPELNKLATNGLQFTDAHSAAATCTPSRYALLTGNYAFRKDAKVLKGDAPLLIDPNQITLPKVLQNAGYTTGIVGKWHLGLGNGNIDWNTKIQPGPNEVGFDYSFLLPSTGDRVPTVFMENGYVLNKKTEDLIIVDYNNKVGNRPTGEENPNLRKQVADPQHNKTIVNGLSRIGYMGGGKSAEWIDEDFPYVFNKKANEFLENNAKNPFFLFYSFHDIHVPRAPHRNFTGKSDMGPRGDAIAQVDFVVGEIIKKVESLGIADNTLIIFTSDNGPVLNDGYEDNAVESLGEHKPSGPFNGGKYSIYEGGTRVPTITYWPKTISPGKSNALMNQVDLLASIAHVTNQTLPKNIIDSENFWNTWIGKDNTGRKSMIEEAYTLAYIEGNYKYIQPKTDKNFNWIKNDKGIDAGISNKPQLYDLKNDPSEINNLASQYPEKIVEYEQKLQFIIKKN; this is encoded by the coding sequence ATGCTAAAGAACGTAATAATATACCTTATATTAATATTATATTCTTGTGGAAAGGAAAAGAAGGACCTTGCAAAAAATAATACTTCAAAAAAACCAAATATTATTATTCTCTATGTTGATGATTTAGGTTATGGAGATATAGAATCTTATGGTGCTAAAGGAGTAAAAACACCAGAATTAAATAAGCTAGCGACTAACGGGCTTCAATTTACAGATGCCCATAGTGCTGCAGCAACGTGTACACCTTCCAGATATGCTTTATTAACAGGAAATTATGCCTTCAGAAAAGATGCTAAAGTCCTTAAAGGTGATGCACCATTATTAATAGACCCGAACCAAATCACATTACCTAAAGTGCTACAAAACGCAGGTTATACAACAGGTATTGTTGGGAAATGGCATTTAGGACTAGGCAACGGAAACATAGATTGGAATACGAAAATACAACCTGGTCCAAATGAAGTAGGCTTTGATTATAGTTTTTTATTACCATCTACAGGAGATAGAGTACCTACCGTTTTTATGGAAAACGGTTATGTTTTAAATAAAAAAACTGAAGATCTTATAATAGTAGACTATAATAATAAAGTAGGCAATAGACCAACAGGCGAAGAAAATCCTAACTTAAGAAAACAAGTTGCAGACCCACAGCATAACAAAACTATTGTTAATGGATTAAGCAGAATTGGATATATGGGTGGTGGAAAATCTGCTGAATGGATTGACGAAGATTTTCCTTATGTATTTAATAAAAAGGCAAACGAATTTCTAGAAAACAACGCTAAAAATCCATTCTTTTTATTTTATTCTTTTCACGATATTCACGTACCAAGAGCACCACATCGAAATTTTACCGGAAAGAGTGATATGGGACCAAGAGGTGATGCTATAGCTCAAGTAGATTTTGTAGTTGGTGAGATTATAAAAAAAGTAGAATCACTTGGTATTGCAGATAATACACTTATTATTTTCACAAGTGATAATGGCCCTGTACTTAATGATGGATATGAAGACAACGCGGTCGAATCTTTAGGAGAACATAAACCGAGTGGTCCATTTAATGGTGGAAAATACAGTATTTATGAAGGTGGAACCAGAGTACCAACCATAACCTATTGGCCCAAAACAATTAGTCCTGGCAAATCAAATGCGTTAATGAATCAAGTGGATTTATTAGCGTCGATTGCTCACGTAACAAATCAAACGCTTCCAAAAAATATTATCGATAGTGAAAATTTTTGGAATACTTGGATTGGCAAAGATAATACTGGTAGGAAATCGATGATCGAAGAAGCGTACACACTAGCCTACATAGAAGGGAATTATAAGTATATACAACCTAAAACTGATAAAAATTTTAATTGGATTAAAAATGACAAGGGAATAGATGCTGGTATTTCGAATAAACCTCAATTATACGATTTAAAAAATGATCCTAGCGAAATCAATAATTTAGCTTCTCAATATCCTGAAAAAATCGTAGAATACGAACAAAAATTACAATTTATAATCAAAAAGAATTAA
- a CDS encoding ThuA domain-containing protein, with translation MYKHIKKIVLFSILSLYITFFSCKTSESNNKNIVYKSSPKAVLGKPKKLLIFSKTNGWRHKSIPSGINAIKKLASENNWIVETTEDSLQFNLNHLKQYKALVFLNTTGDILNSQQQEAFKTYINEGGGFVGIHSASDTEYDWPFYAEMIGAQFKNHPEQQKAILRVHKNDNHPAIAHLDDTFQKFDEWYNFKKPVQKHVNVLLELDENSYSGNKMGTKHDIAWYHTYEGGRIFYTGMGHTNETFVNQDFIQHLKEGILWSMGEKNVPINENGEDLLDANLSKWDVWMGAVHPSVDIDFEKSEDVKKGKPMGLNNDPKKVFSVKKDENGNDILHITGEIYGGLTTKNEYGNYHLTAQFKWGEKKWEPRLYTKRDSGILYHAKGVHGAFWNVWMASLEYQVQEGDCGDFIALGNVYGDVPADRLKDKDGNFKKFVYNPKGKEVPLKWAGGFESGQASKSELHEKPNGEWNTLEIYTINNESIHLVNGFVVNRVKNARYDIGGKTIPATRGKIQIQSEAAEVFYKNIKITPITKFPETYKNQ, from the coding sequence ATGTATAAGCATATTAAAAAAATAGTATTGTTTTCAATTTTAAGTTTGTATATCACTTTTTTTAGTTGTAAAACAAGTGAGTCAAATAACAAAAACATTGTATATAAAAGTAGTCCCAAAGCTGTTCTTGGAAAACCTAAAAAACTATTAATATTCTCAAAAACAAATGGTTGGCGACATAAATCAATCCCATCTGGTATTAATGCTATAAAAAAATTAGCTTCGGAAAATAATTGGATAGTAGAAACTACAGAAGACTCGCTTCAATTTAATTTAAATCATCTAAAGCAATATAAAGCATTAGTATTTCTTAATACTACTGGAGATATTCTAAACTCACAACAACAAGAAGCCTTTAAAACATACATTAATGAAGGTGGCGGGTTCGTTGGAATTCATTCTGCATCAGACACAGAATACGATTGGCCTTTTTATGCTGAAATGATTGGTGCTCAATTCAAAAATCATCCAGAACAACAAAAAGCAATTTTAAGAGTACATAAAAACGATAATCATCCGGCAATTGCACATCTAGATGATACATTTCAAAAATTTGACGAATGGTACAATTTTAAAAAACCAGTTCAGAAACACGTCAATGTATTGTTAGAGTTAGATGAAAACTCTTATTCTGGTAATAAAATGGGGACTAAACATGACATCGCTTGGTATCATACTTACGAAGGCGGACGCATATTCTACACAGGAATGGGACATACCAACGAAACGTTTGTAAACCAAGATTTCATTCAACATCTAAAAGAAGGTATTTTATGGTCAATGGGCGAAAAAAATGTGCCTATAAACGAAAATGGTGAAGATTTATTAGATGCAAATTTATCTAAATGGGATGTTTGGATGGGCGCTGTACATCCTTCAGTTGATATTGATTTTGAAAAATCTGAAGATGTTAAAAAAGGAAAACCAATGGGATTAAATAACGATCCGAAAAAAGTATTCTCTGTTAAAAAAGATGAAAATGGTAATGATATACTTCATATTACTGGAGAAATTTATGGTGGTTTAACTACTAAAAATGAATACGGAAATTATCATCTTACCGCTCAGTTCAAATGGGGTGAAAAAAAATGGGAACCACGTTTATACACCAAAAGAGATAGCGGAATTTTATACCATGCCAAAGGAGTTCACGGAGCGTTCTGGAATGTTTGGATGGCTTCTTTAGAATATCAAGTACAAGAAGGTGATTGCGGAGATTTTATTGCTTTAGGCAATGTATATGGAGATGTACCTGCAGATAGATTGAAGGACAAAGATGGTAACTTTAAGAAATTCGTATACAATCCAAAAGGGAAAGAAGTTCCTTTAAAATGGGCTGGTGGTTTTGAATCCGGACAAGCAAGTAAATCTGAATTACACGAAAAACCAAACGGAGAATGGAATACCTTAGAAATTTATACTATTAATAATGAAAGTATTCACTTAGTAAACGGTTTTGTAGTCAATAGAGTTAAAAATGCGCGTTATGATATTGGTGGAAAAACCATTCCTGCAACACGTGGTAAAATTCAAATTCAATCCGAAGCCGCAGAAGTTTTCTATAAAAACATTAAAATCACCCCTATTACTAAATTCCCTGAAACTTATAAAAATCAATAA